From one Methanobrevibacter woesei genomic stretch:
- a CDS encoding radical SAM/SPASM domain-containing protein, whose translation MKKDVSSMVREFEAFINNPLSKKTISKLNHYCDKCEATHLQCALDYYLGIREDICHKCKLVLPIVKQIIKKGLNSFNTSEEALINTMQDPYWRKGLLSVIKGMGNFGVHKPFVPGAPFQIVWNITKACNFKCIHCYENAGKKADDELTTDEIIKGIDKLSRLGVASIAFSGGEPTVHPGIIDLIKHASEDGMYVSMATNGFKTAKIEHANEFADAGLEFVQISLDGLNPETHDNFRGVPNSWNRAVQSIKNFLELGVFVEVSTTVTQENYDEIPGMIDFMRELGVEWFMLYNFIPTGSGSEVRDLDLTPKQRNELLKLIYEENGKGDMQILSTAPQFADVAVSMESDSNLVPTHFFNPEYTNPAMKELADFVGGCGAGRFYMSVEPNGDMFPCVFFPHDDVLKLGNIKDADLEDMWCNNKLLLQLRDKDLLANHCGVCESRYICGGCRGRAYAYNDGDYLGPDPGCLKNQT comes from the coding sequence ATGAAAAAAGATGTTTCTTCAATGGTTAGAGAGTTTGAAGCTTTTATTAACAACCCTCTTTCTAAAAAAACTATTTCTAAATTGAATCATTACTGTGATAAATGTGAGGCGACACACCTTCAATGTGCTTTGGACTACTATTTAGGCATAAGGGAAGACATATGTCATAAATGTAAATTGGTTCTTCCTATTGTCAAACAAATAATTAAAAAAGGATTAAATAGTTTCAATACATCAGAAGAAGCTTTAATCAATACAATGCAAGATCCTTACTGGAGAAAAGGTCTTTTAAGTGTTATAAAAGGGATGGGTAATTTTGGTGTTCACAAACCATTTGTTCCAGGAGCTCCATTCCAAATTGTATGGAATATTACAAAAGCCTGCAACTTTAAATGTATACACTGTTATGAAAATGCAGGTAAAAAAGCAGATGATGAACTAACAACTGATGAAATAATCAAGGGGATTGATAAATTATCAAGATTGGGTGTTGCATCAATTGCATTTTCTGGAGGAGAACCGACAGTTCATCCAGGAATAATAGATTTAATTAAACATGCCAGTGAAGATGGTATGTATGTTTCAATGGCTACAAATGGGTTTAAAACCGCAAAAATAGAACATGCTAATGAATTTGCAGATGCAGGTCTTGAATTTGTTCAAATTAGTCTTGATGGTCTTAATCCAGAAACACATGATAACTTTAGGGGAGTTCCTAACTCATGGAATCGTGCTGTCCAGTCAATTAAAAATTTCCTTGAATTAGGAGTATTCGTTGAAGTTTCAACAACTGTAACTCAGGAAAATTATGATGAAATACCTGGAATGATTGATTTTATGAGGGAGCTGGGAGTTGAATGGTTTATGTTATATAATTTCATTCCAACAGGTTCTGGAAGTGAAGTGAGAGATTTAGATTTAACTCCAAAACAAAGAAATGAACTTTTAAAATTAATCTATGAGGAAAATGGTAAAGGGGATATGCAGATATTATCTACTGCTCCTCAATTTGCAGATGTTGCAGTTTCTATGGAAAGTGATAGTAATTTAGTTCCAACTCATTTTTTCAATCCAGAATACACTAATCCTGCTATGAAAGAACTAGCTGACTTTGTTGGTGGATGTGGTGCTGGAAGATTTTATATGAGTGTTGAACCTAATGGTGATATGTTCCCTTGTGTATTTTTCCCGCATGATGATGTTTTAAAATTAGGCAATATAAAAGATGCTGATTTAGAGGATATGTGGTGTAATAATAAGTTATTGCTACAACTAAGGGATAAAGACCTTTTAGCTAATCATTGCGGTGTATGTGAATCCAGATATATCTGTGGTGGTTGTAGAGGCAGGGCATATGCCTATAATGATGGTGACTATTTAGGTCCTGATCCAGGATGTTTAAAAAATCAGACATAA
- a CDS encoding MFS transporter, whose amino-acid sequence MAVWALFITAVIAFMGFGLVDPILPVISEQLGASQTQSTLLFTGYNAVMAVAMLVTGIITVKWGIKRTLSTGVVIIAIFSTLCGLSNQVETVILLRCVWGFGNSLFVATALTALLDYSVKDVASTIILFESAVGIGFSVGPLLGGVLGQFAWYYPFFGVGIMMAIAFVLLLFLLKSKKEKEEAPQRKMSILDPVRVAIKYDYIRTYGLIAFLYNFGFFTLFAYAPFILGLDALGIGLVFLVWGILVAITSVFLAPRLEEKVGIIKPMYTVLGIFAILLLLIGIFVDIQWVAIVCVILSGAIIGTNNTLTSTAVMGNSPVDRPTTSASYNFLRFIGSAIAPFLAGYLGETISDSTPFIVGGLIVLCAILVMYIKRDVVSKSESRDVKEGEHTRKVEEFMIKDVVTIEPTATVRELLQLINSKHIGGVPVVDENNKIRVMLSDGDIIRYLTPKENVYDFVYSVYIEEDAEQDVLDKKIDGTVEQLITSQNLDKRTLYTISKDENFEKAMNILSKHHFKKLPVVDKDGKLEGIISRGDINATLFDIISKI is encoded by the coding sequence ATGGCAGTATGGGCATTATTCATTACAGCTGTTATTGCTTTTATGGGTTTTGGGCTTGTTGATCCAATTTTACCAGTTATTTCTGAACAATTAGGTGCAAGTCAAACTCAGTCCACTTTGCTTTTTACAGGTTATAATGCTGTTATGGCAGTAGCTATGCTTGTTACAGGTATAATTACTGTAAAATGGGGTATTAAGAGAACTTTAAGTACTGGTGTAGTTATAATTGCAATATTTTCAACTTTATGTGGTTTATCAAATCAGGTAGAGACTGTTATCTTACTTAGATGTGTATGGGGATTTGGTAACTCTTTATTTGTTGCAACTGCATTGACTGCATTATTGGACTATTCTGTAAAGGATGTAGCTAGTACAATTATTCTTTTTGAATCAGCAGTTGGTATTGGATTTTCTGTAGGGCCATTACTTGGTGGTGTTTTAGGTCAATTTGCATGGTACTATCCTTTCTTTGGTGTAGGAATAATGATGGCAATTGCATTTGTTCTTTTATTATTCTTACTTAAATCAAAAAAAGAAAAAGAAGAAGCTCCACAAAGGAAAATGTCCATTTTAGATCCAGTTCGTGTAGCTATAAAATATGATTACATTAGAACCTATGGTTTAATTGCATTTTTATACAACTTTGGATTTTTCACATTATTTGCATATGCTCCATTTATTTTAGGATTAGATGCACTTGGAATTGGTCTTGTATTTTTAGTATGGGGTATTTTAGTAGCTATCACTTCTGTATTCCTTGCTCCAAGACTTGAAGAGAAAGTGGGTATTATAAAACCAATGTATACTGTTTTAGGTATCTTTGCAATCTTGCTTTTACTTATTGGTATTTTTGTAGATATTCAATGGGTAGCTATTGTATGTGTAATTTTATCTGGTGCAATTATTGGAACAAACAACACTTTAACTTCCACTGCAGTAATGGGAAACTCTCCTGTTGATCGTCCTACTACTTCAGCATCATATAACTTTTTAAGGTTTATTGGTTCAGCTATTGCTCCATTTTTAGCAGGATATTTAGGTGAAACAATATCTGACAGCACTCCATTTATTGTTGGTGGACTTATTGTATTATGTGCTATTTTAGTAATGTATATTAAAAGGGATGTTGTATCTAAATCTGAATCTAGAGATGTTAAAGAAGGAGAACACACCAGAAAAGTTGAAGAGTTTATGATTAAAGATGTTGTAACTATTGAACCTACAGCTACTGTTAGGGAATTATTACAATTGATTAACTCAAAACACATTGGTGGTGTTCCTGTTGTTGATGAAAATAATAAAATAAGAGTAATGCTTAGTGACGGGGATATAATAAGATATTTAACACCAAAAGAAAATGTATATGACTTTGTATACAGTGTTTACATTGAAGAAGATGCTGAACAAGACGTGTTAGATAAAAAGATTGATGGAACTGTAGAACAGCTTATTACTTCTCAGAATTTAGATAAAAGAACATTATATACAATTAGCAAAGATGAAAACTTTGAAAAAGCAATGAACATTTTATCTAAACATCACTTTAAAAAATTGCCTGTTGTTGATAAAGATGGCAAACTTGAAGGAATTATTAGTAGGGGAGATATTAACGCTACTTTATTTGATATAATATCTAAAATTTAA
- a CDS encoding LL-diaminopimelate aminotransferase — protein sequence MVVKINENYLKLESSYLFVEVARREAEFQKNHPDADIIKMGIGDVTKPLVPKVVEAFKSAVDEMAEADSFKGYGPEQGYDFLANAIIETDFKPYGVSLDTDEIFISDGAKCDTGNIQELFDLNNKVAVTDPVYTVYVDTNVMAGRTGFMNDDGMYDGLVYLKCNAENDFIPELPEEPVDIIYLCYPNNPTGTTLTKEQLKVFVDYARENKSVILFDAAYEKFINEDNVPHSIYEIEGAKEVAIEFRSFSKTAGFTGTRCAYTVVPKELKGYTEDGEEQSLNALWNRRQTTKFNGVSYPVQKAAEAALSKEGQEQIKEVIDYYMENAKVIRESLTDLGLQVYGGVSSPYIWVKTPNNMDSWAFFDLLLNEANVIGTPGSGFGPSGEGYLRLTAFNTLENTKEAMDRISKLDF from the coding sequence ATGGTAGTAAAAATTAATGAGAATTATCTTAAATTAGAAAGTAGCTATCTCTTCGTTGAAGTTGCTAGAAGAGAAGCAGAATTCCAAAAAAATCATCCTGATGCAGATATTATTAAAATGGGTATTGGGGATGTAACAAAACCTTTAGTACCAAAAGTAGTAGAAGCTTTCAAATCAGCTGTTGATGAAATGGCAGAAGCTGATTCTTTTAAAGGATATGGTCCAGAACAAGGTTATGACTTTTTAGCAAATGCTATTATTGAAACAGATTTTAAACCATATGGAGTTTCACTTGATACTGATGAAATTTTCATAAGTGATGGTGCTAAATGTGATACTGGAAATATCCAAGAACTATTTGATTTAAACAATAAAGTTGCTGTTACTGATCCTGTTTACACAGTATATGTTGATACAAATGTAATGGCTGGAAGAACTGGATTTATGAATGATGATGGAATGTATGATGGTTTAGTTTACCTTAAATGTAATGCTGAAAATGATTTCATCCCAGAACTTCCTGAAGAACCTGTAGATATTATTTACTTATGTTATCCAAATAATCCAACAGGTACAACTCTTACTAAAGAACAATTAAAAGTATTTGTTGACTATGCAAGAGAAAATAAATCTGTTATTTTATTTGATGCAGCATATGAAAAGTTCATTAATGAAGATAATGTTCCTCATTCTATTTATGAAATTGAAGGTGCAAAAGAAGTAGCTATTGAATTTAGAAGCTTTTCAAAAACTGCAGGATTCACTGGTACCCGTTGTGCTTACACTGTTGTACCTAAAGAATTAAAAGGGTACACTGAAGATGGTGAAGAACAATCCTTAAATGCTCTTTGGAACAGAAGACAAACTACCAAGTTTAATGGTGTTTCCTACCCAGTTCAAAAAGCTGCTGAAGCTGCATTATCTAAAGAAGGTCAAGAACAAATTAAAGAAGTAATTGATTACTACATGGAAAATGCAAAAGTTATCAGGGAAAGTTTAACTGATTTAGGATTACAAGTGTATGGTGGAGTCAGCTCTCCTTATATCTGGGTTAAAACTCCTAATAATATGGATTCCTGGGCTTTCTTTGATTTATTATTAAATGAAGCTAATGTTATTGGTACTCCAGGTTCTGGATTTGGTCCTAGTGGTGAAGGTTATTTAAGACTTACTGCATTTAACACTTTAGAAAATACTAAAGAAGCAATGGATAGGATTTCCAAATTAGACTTTTAG
- a CDS encoding DUF6882 domain-containing protein, whose translation MKTIEKPITIEKGDDFKVIFSKYGCLAFDRQENLSELIGNLVGEVDLENGTLTFSDDIKFDIQILGFFTEEFNQWSWAWDNENIGFDDEFIKAAREIYEIGAEYEIPEFTTPVFETKFDDCHIWAMTASALLDMDAYYAANVEGLDIFVAIKSDLIKRNDSVVKFRDAFNTFQKNFSVYPRLAFEGYTKLKGYEFKNKDDFAVAKLGEDRIIAGFTERGNLTHLQMLTVD comes from the coding sequence TTGAAAACTATTGAAAAACCGATTACCATTGAAAAAGGGGATGATTTTAAAGTAATCTTCTCTAAATATGGATGTTTAGCTTTTGACAGGCAAGAAAACTTATCTGAATTAATTGGAAACTTAGTTGGGGAAGTTGATTTAGAGAATGGGACTTTAACTTTTAGTGATGATATTAAATTTGACATTCAAATCTTAGGTTTCTTTACTGAAGAATTTAACCAATGGTCCTGGGCTTGGGACAATGAAAATATTGGATTTGACGATGAATTTATCAAAGCAGCTCGTGAAATCTATGAAATTGGAGCTGAATATGAAATTCCTGAATTTACAACACCAGTATTTGAAACTAAATTTGATGACTGTCATATATGGGCAATGACTGCATCTGCATTATTAGATATGGATGCTTACTATGCAGCTAATGTTGAAGGATTAGATATATTTGTGGCTATTAAATCAGATTTAATAAAAAGAAATGATTCTGTTGTTAAATTTAGAGATGCATTTAACACTTTCCAAAAGAATTTCTCTGTTTATCCAAGATTAGCATTTGAAGGATATACAAAACTTAAAGGATATGAATTTAAAAATAAAGATGATTTTGCAGTAGCTAAACTTGGTGAAGACCGTATAATAGCTGGTTTCACTGAAAGAGGAAACTTAACTCATCTTCAAATGCTTACTGTAGACTAA
- a CDS encoding DUF6891 domain-containing protein produces the protein MDENLAEEIDFVSRMLIKSGFYDEEDIFEILEDQFIEEDIDFDEITLPDVDLNDFNNKNFLNLEKTFNELASKDIIAIHNCGYDIEEGVADAFELFVHLRNNKLESKGFCFYTYDDIEGAICEGILNITFGDFDEDEDKALEIGKVVAEALTNNDFNIEWDETINTQIKINPFKWDKSYDEKEYGMEGAFETFKKNH, from the coding sequence ATGGATGAAAATTTAGCTGAAGAAATCGACTTTGTTAGCAGGATGCTTATTAAATCAGGTTTCTATGATGAAGAAGACATATTTGAAATATTAGAAGATCAATTTATTGAGGAAGATATTGATTTTGATGAAATCACTCTTCCTGATGTTGATTTAAATGATTTCAATAATAAAAATTTCTTAAATTTAGAAAAAACCTTTAATGAACTTGCATCTAAAGATATCATAGCCATTCATAATTGTGGTTATGATATTGAAGAAGGAGTAGCTGATGCTTTTGAATTATTCGTCCATTTAAGAAACAATAAACTTGAATCTAAAGGTTTTTGTTTTTACACCTATGATGATATTGAGGGGGCTATCTGTGAAGGCATCTTGAATATCACCTTTGGAGACTTTGATGAAGATGAAGATAAGGCTTTGGAAATTGGTAAAGTAGTTGCTGAAGCTTTAACTAATAATGATTTTAATATTGAGTGGGATGAAACTATTAACACTCAAATTAAAATTAATCCTTTTAAATGGGATAAAAGTTATGATGAAAAAGAATATGGTATGGAAGGGGCTTTTGAAACATTCAAAAAGAATCATTAG
- a CDS encoding adenylosuccinate synthetase: MTCSILVGGAWGDEGKGKCITYLCNKDKPNIIARAGVGPNAGHSVEFNGEKYGLRLIPSGFIHSDAKLLIGAGVLVNKDVLFGEFEDLKKYNVGERTFVDPRCAMITSDHMERDRGSEHLFKKIGSTGSGCGPANSDRVLRTATMARDVPELEDYLLDVATTTNEAIDNGEDVFIEGSQGFALSLYYGTYPYVTSKDTTASSFAADVGVGPTKVDEVINVFKAYITRVGEGPFPTEISQEEAEAKNIEEYGTVTGRRRRVGLFDMDLAKESCMINGATQIALTCVDRLYPDCARTQSYDDLSAETKEFIEDIQTATGVPVTIISTGPDLKDTIDLRDELL, encoded by the coding sequence TTGACTTGTAGTATTTTAGTAGGTGGTGCATGGGGTGATGAAGGTAAAGGAAAATGCATTACTTACCTTTGTAATAAAGATAAGCCTAATATAATTGCCCGTGCTGGTGTAGGTCCAAATGCTGGACATTCTGTTGAATTTAATGGGGAAAAATATGGTTTAAGACTCATCCCGTCTGGTTTTATACATAGTGATGCTAAACTCTTAATTGGTGCTGGAGTTTTAGTTAATAAAGATGTTTTATTCGGTGAGTTTGAGGATTTGAAAAAATATAATGTTGGTGAAAGAACTTTTGTTGATCCAAGATGTGCTATGATTACTAGTGATCATATGGAAAGAGACAGGGGTTCAGAACATTTATTTAAAAAAATCGGAAGTACTGGTTCTGGCTGTGGTCCTGCTAACTCTGATAGGGTTTTAAGAACTGCAACTATGGCTCGTGATGTTCCTGAACTTGAAGATTACTTATTGGATGTAGCAACTACCACTAATGAAGCTATTGATAATGGTGAAGATGTATTTATTGAAGGTTCACAAGGATTTGCATTATCCCTTTATTATGGAACCTATCCTTATGTAACCAGTAAAGACACTACTGCAAGCTCTTTTGCTGCTGATGTTGGTGTAGGTCCAACTAAAGTAGATGAAGTAATCAATGTATTTAAAGCATATATTACTAGAGTTGGAGAAGGTCCTTTCCCAACTGAAATATCTCAAGAAGAAGCAGAAGCTAAAAACATTGAAGAATATGGTACTGTAACTGGACGTAGACGTCGTGTTGGTTTATTTGATATGGATTTAGCTAAAGAATCTTGTATGATTAATGGTGCTACTCAAATAGCTTTAACCTGTGTAGACAGATTATATCCGGATTGTGCAAGAACTCAAAGCTATGATGATTTATCTGCTGAAACTAAAGAATTTATTGAAGATATTCAAACTGCTACTGGTGTTCCAGTAACTATTATTTCAACTGGTCCTGATTTAAAGGATACAATTGATTTAAGAGATGAATTATTATAA